The following DNA comes from Streptomyces sp. NBC_00690.
CGGCGGGCCGATGCCGCGGGCGGAATCCTGCTGGGCGCCCTCAAGCCGCGGCTGGAACGGGTGCAGGCGGAGTTCGCGGAGAAGCCGTACGAGGAACTGATCCAGCTGATCCGGACGGGACCGCCACGGCTGTCGCCGTATGCGATCAAGCAGGTGGACGAGGCGGCGAACACGGTGGAGTTCTTCGTCCATGCGGAGGACGTGCGGCGGGCCCAGCCGGACTGGACCCCCCGGCCCCTTGACCGTGTCTTCGAGGACGCCCTGTGGGCGCGGTTGGAGCGGGCGGCGAAGGTGCTGGGGCGGAAGGCTCCCCAGGGGCTGGTGCTGCGCCGTCCCGACGGTCAGACGGCGGTCGCGCGCCGGGGCGCCCCGGTGGTCACGGTGACCGGCGAGCCCGGGGAGCTGACGCTCTTCGCCTTCGGTCGCCAGGAGGTGGCGCAGGTGGATCTGGAGGGCGAGAAGGAGGCGGTGGAGCGCGTCCGCTCGGCCCCGCTGGGTTTGCCGGGGGCCTGACGGCCGCAATGGTGACGCGGGCCGGCCGGTCGACGCGTCGATCGACCGACCCGGTCTGAGCCCCGGCCCTGCCTCTGCCCCTGGCAGATGTGCGTACGGGGGAGGGCACGGGCGGTGGTGGTCGGCTCGGGCCGGTCCTACCAGCGAACCGGTAGCCGCCGCACTCCCCTGATCAACATCCCGGACATCCACGGCAGGCTCGCCTCGTCGGCGTCCAGTGCCAGTTCAGGGCACCGCTCCAGCAGCGTGTGCAGGGCAATGCGGCCCTCCAGTCGGGCCAGCGGGGCGCCGAGGCAGTAGTGGAGGCCGTGTCCGAAGGCAATATGGCCGCGGGCGTCACGGCGGATGTCGAAGCGGTCCGGGTCCTTGAACCGGGCCGGGTCCCGGTCCGCGTCCGCCATGGCGATCAGGACCGGTGAGCCCGCGGGAATGGTCACACCGCCCATCTCCACGTCCTCCAGGGCGAGCCGTGCCGTGCAGTTCTCCACTGGGCCGTCGTAGCGCAGCATCTCCTCGATCGCCCCGTCGAGGAGACCGAGGTCGGCGCGTAGGTCGGCGAGCTGGTCGGGATGGTTGAAGAGCGCGCGCAGACCGTTGCCGAGCAGATTGACGGTCGTCTCATGGCCGGCGATCAGCAGCAGCACGGACATGCCGACCAGCTCGGCGGGCGAGAGCCGGTCCCCGCCCTCGTCCACTGCATGGATCATGGCGCTGAGCAGGTCGTCGCCCGGCCGCTCCCGCTTGGCGACGATCAGTTCGCCGAGGTAGGCGGTGGTCTGGGTGTAGGCGAGGACCTCGGCCTCGGCGCTGGAGGGGGCGACCATCTCGTTGGACCAGGCGCGGAAGGCGTCACGGTCGAGTTCCGGTACGCCCAACAGTTCGCAAATGACCGTCATCGGCAGGGGAAAGGCGAAGGCTGCGATCAGATCGGCCTGTCGGGTCCCGTTCGCGAGCATGGCGTCCAGCAGCTCATCGGTCAGCTGCTGCACGCGGGGGGCGAGGGAAGCGACCCGTCGGGGGGTGAACTCCCGGGCGACGAGCCGGCGCAGTCGGGTGTGGTGGGGCGGATCGGACATCAGCATATGAGCGAGGGCCGAGTCGTCCCCGCCGGTGTTGACGATCGAACTGACATCGCCCGACCGCAGCCAGTCGCGGCTCAACCGGGGGTCGTTGAAGGCCGTTCTGCTCGCCTCGTGGCCGACGACGAGCCATTTCTCCTCGCCGTCGGAGTCGCGCACCCGGTGGACGGGGCCTTCGGCTCGCAGCCGGGCGTAGACGGGGTAGGGATCACGGACGAAGTCGGGGCTGAGCTGTAAGAGATCGACGATAGGCCGGGTCGACATGGTGTGCTCCCTGGTGAACCGTTGGGAAGTACACGCACGTTAACCCGGCCCAAGGTGCGGGCGGATACCCATTTTCGGCCGCTTTGGTCAGCGCACGGTGTGTCCCGAACGCCGTAGGGCGTCCTTGACTTCGGAGATCTTGAGGTCGCCGAAGTGGAAGACGGAGGCCGCGAGCACCGCATCGGCACCGGCGTCGATCGCCGGCGGGAAGTCCTCCAGCCGACCGGCGCCACCGCTGGCGATCACGGGGACGCTCACATGCGCGCGTACCGCCGTGATCATCTCGGTGTCGTAGCCGTCCTTGGTGCCGTCCGCGTCCATCGAGTTGAGCAGGATCTCCCCGGCGCCGAGCTCGGCGGCCCGGTGGGCCCACTCGACGGCGTCGATGCCGGTGCCCCGCCGTCCGCCGTGGGTCGTGACCTCGAACGAGCCGGAGGGCGTGCGGCGGGCATCGACCGACAGCACCAGCACCTGGCGGCCGAAGCGCTCGGCGATCTCCCGGATGAGGTCGGGGCGGTCGATCGCGGCGGTGTTCACACCGACCTTGTCCGCGCCCGCGCGCAACAACTTGTCGACGTCGTCGGGGGACCGGACGCCGCCGCCGACCGTGAGCGGGATGAAGACCTGCTCGGCGGTGCGCCGCACCACGTCGTATGTCGTCTCCCGGTTGCCCGAAGAGGCGGTGATGTCGAGGAAGGTGAGCTCGTCGGCGCCTTCGGCGTCGTACAGCTTCGCCATCTCCACCGGATCGCCGGCGTCGCGCAGGTTCTGGAAGTTGACACCCTTGACGACTCGTCCGTTGTCGACGTCAAGACAGGGAATGACCCTGACGGCCAGCGTCATGCGTTCTCGCCCGCCTCTCGGCTCGGTGTGCGGTACGCCTCGATCTCCACCTCGACGACCAGGCGCGGATCGACGAGGCCCGCGACGATGACCATGGTGGCCACCGGGCGTACGGCGTCGAAGAGCTCCTTGTGGGCCCGTCCGACGTCGTCCACGTCCCGGGCGTGGGTGATGAACATCCTGGTCCGCACGGTGTCCTGCGGTCCGAGGCCCAGTTGTGCCAGGGCGTCGAAGGCGGCCCGGAAGGAGTTCACGGTCTGCTCGTAGGGCGTGCCGTCGGTGATCTCACCGTCCACGACGGACGTACAGCCGGCCACGAGCACGAGCCCGCCCGGCAGTTCGACCGCCCGCGAGTAGCCGAACGTCTCCTCCCAGGGCGCGCCGGTGCTGATCCGCCGCAGTTCGCTCACGCGGACACCGCCGCGAGCGCCTCCTCCAGCGTGAACGCCTTCGCGTACAGCGCCTTGCCCACGATCGCGCCCTCGACGCCTTCGGGGACCAGGGAGGAGATGGCGCGCAGGTCGTCCAGCGAGGAGACTCCGCCGGATGCGACGACGGGGCGGTCGGTCTTGGCGCAGACATTGCGCAGGAGGTCCAGGTTGGGGCCCTGGAGGGTGCCGTCCTTGGCGATGTCGGTAACGACGTAGCGGGCGCAGCCCTCGGAGTCGAGCCGGGCGAGGGTCTCGTAGAGGTCGCCGCCGTCGCGGGTCCAGCCACGGCCGCGCAGCGTGGTGCCACGGACGTCCAGACCCACCGCGATCTTGTCACCGTGCTCGGCGATGATCTTGGCGACCCACTCGGGGGTCTCCAGGGCCGCGGTGCCGAGGTTGACCCGGGTGCAGCCGGTGGCGAGCGCAGCGGCGAGGGAGGCGTCGTCGCGGATGCCGCCGGACAGCTCCACCTTGATGTCCATGGCGCCGGTCACCTCGGCGATCAGCTCCCGGTTGTCACCGGTGCCGAAGGCCGCGTCGAGGTCCACGAGGTGCAGCCACTCGGCACCCGCGCGCTGCCAGGCGAGGGCCGCGTCCAGCGGGGATCCGTACGACGTCTCCGTACCGGACTCGCCGTGTACGAGGCGGACGGCCTGGCCGTCGCGGACGTCAACTGCGGGCAGGAGTTCAAGCTTCGGCATTACAGCGTCTCAATCCAGTTGGTCAGCAGCTGGGCCCCGGCGTCGCCGGACTTCTCGGGGTGGAACTGGGTCGCCCACAGCGCACCGTTCTCCACGGCGGCGACGAAGCGCTCGCCGTGTGTCGCCCAGGTGACCTGGGGTGCGCGGATGGCGGGGTTGGTGATCTGCAGTTCCCAGTCGTGCACGGCGTAGGAGTGCACGAAGTAGTAGCGGGCCTCGGGGTCGAGGCCGGCGAAGAGCCGACTGTCCGGTGCCGCCTCGACCGTGTTCCAGCCCATGTGCGGAACGATGGGTGCCTTGAGCGGGCCGACCGTGCCGGGCCATTCGTCGAGCCCTTCGCTCTCCACACCGTGCTCGATGCCGCGGGCGAAGAGGATCTGCATGCCGACGCAGATGCCCATCACGGGACGGCCACCGGAGAGCCTGCGGCCGACGATCCACTCGCCGCGCGCCGCGCGCAGCCCCTCCATGCAGGCGGAGAACGCGCCCACGCCGGGGACCAGCAGTCCGTCGGCGTTCATGGCGGCGTCGAAGTCGCGGGTGATCTCCACATCGGCGCCGACCCTGGCGAGCGCCCGCTCGGCGGAGCGGACATTGCCGAAGCCGTAGTCGAAGACAACGACCTTCTTGGCCTTCTTGCCCTGCTGGCCGGCGCTCATGACCACACGTCCAATCGGAGCACGCCCGCGAGCAGGCACATGAAAGAGCCGATGCCGAGGAGGACGACCACTCCGCGCGGCAGGCCCTGCTTCTGGAAGGAGTACATCCCACCGAGGAGGAAGAGGCCGACGACGATCAGGATGGTCGACAGGCCGGTCACAGGGCGCCCTTGGTGGAGGGGAGGATGCCGGCGGCGCGCGGGTCGCGCTCGCTGGCGTAGCGCAGGGCCCGGGCGAGCGCCTTGAACTGGCACTCCACGATGTGGTGGGCGTTGCGGCCGTAGGGGACGTGGATGTGCAGCGCGATCTGGGCCTGCGCGACGAAGGACTCGAAGATGTGGCGGGTCATCGTCGTGTCGTAGGCGCCGATCATCGGAGCCATGTTCTCCGGCTCGGTGTGCACCAGGTACGGGCGTCCGGAGAGGTCGACGGTGACCTGGGCGAGGGACTCGTCCAACGGGACCGTGCAGTTGCCGAAGCGGTAGATGCCGACCTTGTCGCCGAGGGCCTGCTTGAAGGCGGCGCCGAGCGCGAGGGCGGTGTCCTCGATGGTGTGGTGGGTGTCGATGTGGAGGTCACCCTCGGTCTTCACGGTGAGGTCGAAGAGACCGTGCCGGCCCAGTTGGTCGAGCATGTGGTCGTAGAAACCGACCCCGGTCGACACATCGACCTGCCCGGTGCCGTCGAGGTCGATCTCGACGACGACGGAGGTCTCCTTCGTGGCCCTTTCGACCCGTCCTACGCGGCTCATGCGCTCTGCTCCTTCATCAACTCACGGACCGCGTCGAGGAACGCGTCGTTCTCCGTCGGGGTGCCGGCGGTGACCCGCAGCCATCCCGGTACTCCGTTGTCCCGGACCAGCACTCCGCGGTCGAGGATCTTCTGCCATGCCTCGTGGGCATCGTCGAACCGTCCGAACTGCACGAAGTTCGCGTCCGAGTCGGTCACCGAGAAGCCGATGGCCCGTAGCTCGGTGACCAGACGGTCCCGCTCGGCCTTCAGCTGTTCGACGTACCCCAACAGCGTATCGGTGTGCTCCAGCGCCGCGAGCGCGGTGGCCTGGGTGACGGCCGACAGGTGGTACGGCAGCCGCACCAGCTGTACCGCGTCGACCACGGCGGGGGCCGCGGCGAGGTAACCGAGCCGCAGTCCGGCCGCGCCGAACGCCTTGGACATCGTCCGGGAGACCACCAGGTTCGGTCGGCCCTCGATCAGTGACAGGAGGGAGGGCCGGTGGCTGAACTCCACGTACGCCTCGTCCACGACCACCAGGGACGGCTTCGCGGCCTGGGCGGCATCGAACAGCGCCAGCACGGTGTCCCGGTCGACCGCGGTGCCGGTGGGGTTGTTGGGCGAGGTGATGAAGATGACGTCCGGGCGGTGCTCGGCGATGGCGCGCTCGGCCGCGGGGAGGTCGATGGTGAAGTCGTCATGGCGCGGCCCGGAGATCCAGCCGGTACCGGTGCCGCGGGAGATCAGCCCGTGCATGGAGTACGAGGGCTCGAAGCCGATGGCGGTGCGCCCGGGGCCGCCGAAGGTCTGGAGCAGTTGCTGGATGACCTCGTTGGAGCCGTTGGCGGCCCACACGTTCTCGATGCCCACCAGGTGGCCGGTGGTCCGGGAGAGGTAGGCGGCGAGCTGGGTGCGCAGTTCGACGGCGTCCCGGTCGGGATAGCGGTTGAGACCGCGCGCCGCCTCCCGGACCCGCTCGGCGATCCGCTCCACAAGGGGTTCGGGCAGCGGATAGGGGTTCTCGTTGGTGTTCAGTTGGACGGGAACGTCGAGCTGGGGGGCACCGTAGGGGGACTTGCCGCGCAGTTCGTCGCGGATGGGCAGATCGTCGATGCGCACGCCGCCCGCTGGCTCACTGCTCACGGCCCGGCACCTTCCAGCCGAAGCGCGCCTTCACGGCGGCACCGTGGGCGGGCAGATCCTCGGCCTCGGCGAGCGTGACCACGTGGTGGGTGACGTCGGCGAGGGCTTCGCGGCTGTAATCCACGATGTGGATGCCGCGCAGGAAGGATTGGACGGACAGGCCAGAGGAGTGGCAGGCGCATCCCCCGGTGGGCAGGACGTGGTTGGAGCCGGCGCAGTAGTCGCCCAGGGAGACGGGCGAGTAGGGCCCGACGAAGATCGCACCGGCGTTGCGGACCCGGGCGGCCACGGCGGCTGCGTCGGCGGTCTGGATCTCCAGGTGCTCGGCTCCGTAGGCGTCGACGACCCGCAGGCCCTCGGCCACGCCGTCGACGAGGACGATCGCGGACTGCCGGCCGGTCAGGGCGGGCACGATCCGGTCCTCGACGTGCCGGGTGGCCGCGATCTGCGGTTCCAACTCCTTGTCGACCGCGTCCGCGAGCTCCACCGAGTCGGTGACCAGGACCGCGGCGGCCAGCGGGTCGTGCTCGGCCTGGCTGATCAGGTCAGCCGCGACGTGCACGGGGTCGGCGGTGGCATCGGCGAGGACGGCGATCTCGGTCGGGCCCGCCTCGGTGTCGATGCCGATCCGGCCGGTGAAGTAGCGCTTGGCGGCGGCGACCCAGATGTTGCCGGGGCCGGTGACCATGTTCGCGGGCGGACAGCCGTCGGGGCCTTCCGTGCCGTACGCGAACATCGCGACCGCCTGGGCACCGCCCACCGCGTACACCTCGTCCACGCCGAGGAGGGCGCAGGCGGCCAGGATGGTCGGGTGCGGCAGGCCGCCGTGCTCCTTCTGGGGCGGCGACGCCAGGGCGATGGAGGCCACGCCCGCTTCCTGCGCGGGGACGACGTTCATGATCACGGAGGAGGGGTACACGGACCGGCCACCGGGTGCATACAGCCCGACGCGCTCCACCGGAACCCATTTCTCGGTCACGGTGCCGCCGGGCACGACCTGAGTGGTGTGCTCGGTGCGCCGCTGGGCGCGGTGAACGATCCTGGCGCGCCGGATGGACTCCTCCAGCGCGGCCCTGACCTCGGGGTCCAGGCCGGTGAGGGCGTCCGCGATGGCACGGGCGGGCACCCGCACCTGCTCCAGCACCACACCGTCGAACTTCTCCGCGTACTCGATCAGCGCCGCCGTGCCGCGATGGCGTACGTCCTCGCAGATGGGCCGCACCTTCTCCAGGGCGGCTTCCACGTCGAACTCGGCACGGGGCAGCAGGTCGCGCAGTGCGGCGCCCTCGGGGAGGGCATCGCCGCGCAGATCGATTCGAGAGATCACACAGCCAATTCTCGCAGACCCGATTCGGCTGCTGTTTCCCGTATCACTGGCTGATACGCGACTCAGACCTCCCACGGGTGATCGATGACCACTAGCGTTCACTCCGTCACACAGGGGGAAGAACGGCAGTACGGGCCTGGTGACCGGCTGGGCAGGGCGCGCCCCGCACCGGTGTCCGCGACACCGCGGAGGACGCGCACAACTTCACAGAATCGAAGAGGGGGCGGTAGTGACCGAGCCGCTGGACGAAGGCTGCCCGGACGGGCTCACCCTGACCGAGCAGCGCATGTGGAACGCATTCCGCAGCGGCAGCACCTACGACCTCAGCGACCCCGACCCCTTGCTGAACGACCCGTTCTCGCCGCGTCCCTGGGGCCCCGAGCGCAGTGTCCGGGCCGCGATCGTGGCCCGCCTCCTGCTCAGCGGTCCCACCCCGCATCCCGGGCGGGTCGCCGCACTCAAACTGCGGGGCGTCCTGATCACCGGAACGCTCAAGTTGGCGGGTGGCAGCATCGCGCCCTACGTCGAACTGAACGGCTGTCGATTCGAGAGCGAGATCTGGCTGCCCGAGGCCCACTTCACCACCGTACGGATGGTGGGCTGCGCCATTCCGCGACTGGAGGCCGCCCGACTGCGCACCGAAGGCGATCTGCATCTGCCGCGCTGCCGGGTCGAGCACGGCATCCGGCTCACGGACGCGCAGATCGGGACGGATCTGCTGATCAACCAGATCCATGTGCGCCCCGACCGCCGGGGCCGGGCGATCACGGCGGACGGGCTGTCCGTCGCCCAGGACCTCCAGGCGGAACTGATCGAGACCTACGGGGAGTTCAGTCTGCGCGGCGCGAAGGTCGGAGTGTCTTTAAGCCTGCGGGGCAGCAGGCTCAGGGCCGCGGGCGAGCGCCGCGCGCTGAACGCACCGCAGATCAGTGTGGAGCGGACGCTCTACATGACCGGCGCCTGGGTGAGCGAGACCACCGGCCGTCAGGGCACCACTCCCCCGTTCGGCATCGGGCGCGGCGGGGAGTCGAGCCAGGGCACCACCCGCCTCCAGCCCTTCCAGTGCTACGGCGGGGTCCGACTCGACGACGGACGCTTCGGGGACGCGGTGGACCTCCATCGGGCGCGGTTCACGCTCAGCCCGCGCGAGGAGCTCTCCCTGCGTCGGATCGTCACCCCGGAACTGCGCTTCAACGCGGTCCGCCCCGAGGAGGGTCGGGTGGTCCTCAACGGGGCGAAGGTGGTGACGCTGGTGGACCTCGCCGCGAGTTGGCCCGGCCCCGGTGGACTGGCCATGGGCGGCTTCGTCTACGAGAACCTGGTGCCGTACGAGGAGTTCCCGCTCAGCAGACGGCTGGAGTGGGTGGCGTCGGCGACCCCCGAGTACTCGCCGGAGCCGTACGAACGGCTCGCGACCGTGTTGCGCAACAGCGGCGAGGACGCGGACGCCCGGGAAGTGCTGCTGGCCAAGCAGCGCCGACGCCGCGAGACCCTGCCGCTGGCCGCGAAGCTCTGGGGCTACCTCCAGGACTGGACCGTGGCCTACGGCTACCGCCCGGGGCGCGCGGCGCTGTGGATGGCGGTGCTCTGGGCCGCCGGGGCAGTGGCCTTCGCCCAGGTGGAACCGGAACCGTTCAAGCCCGGCGAGCATCCGCACTGGAACGCGCCCCTGTACGCCCTGGACCTGCTGATCCCGGTGATCAATCTGGGGCAGGACGGCTACTGGCGACTCGACGGGCACTGGCAGTGGGCGGCGGCCGTGCTGGTGCTGCTGGGCTGGATACTCGCCACGACGGTGGCGGCGGGGGCATCGAGACTGCTGCGCAGGGGGTGACTCCAACTCGGCGGCGCGCGCCGGGCACGGAAGGGAAGCAACCGTGCGGACAAGGGGTGCGGTTGTGCCCCCACACCAGTCAGCCAGTCGCATTCTTTGCGCTCTCTTGACTTTTTTGAGGACAACCTTCCCGGCCGCTACCAAAGCTTCACAGGGCCCCTCTGGCGTCGCCTCCGACCTGCGGTTTTCAATGGCCGGACCATGTCTTTGCTTCGCGCCCTGGTGCGCACCGCGCGGATGATCAGGCACACGTCACGGCTCGGTTCCGTCGACGGCGGGCTGCCCGCCGATGACACCGTGCTCCTCGACGCGCCGGACGAGCTCATCGGACCGGCGCTCGTGGCGGCGGCCGTCGGGGAGTTCCGACCGGCCGCCTCCCTCCTGGCCGCCACGCGCTCGGCGGCCGAATGGGAGAACCGCGACCGCTATGTGATGCGGCTCGCCACCTTCGCCTCCTCCCGCGGCGACTGGCTGACCGCCTGGCTCGCGGCGGCACCCCATGACCCCGACGCGCTGGTCGTCAAAGCCGAACTGGCGGTCCGCAGGGCGTGGGACTCGCCCGCCAGATCGGAGCGGCTGCGCGAGATCGGTCCGCTGATCGACGCGGCTGCGGAGGGGTGCGCCGGCGACCCGGTGCCCTGGCGCATCGCCCTGGACCATGCACGCGGCACGCATGTCGGACACGCCCGCTTCGAGGCGCTGTGGGAACAGGCGGTCCGTCGCTCCTCCCACCACTACGGCTGCCACGTCGCGGCCCTGCGCTACCTCTCCGCACAGTGGTACGGATCGCACCGCGAGTGCTTCGACTTCGCCGAGCAAGCCGCCGCGGACGCCCTGCCCGGTTCGCTCGTACAGGCGCTGCCGGTCCGGGCCGCCTTCGCCTGGCTGGAGAGCGGCGACGGCTCACCGCTGGCGCAGGACCGGACGGACGCGGCGGCGGATCTCGCGATCGCGCTCTCGGCGGGCTATCCCCCGGGCGACCCCTGGCCGGCCGAGGTCCGCAACCTCGCGGCGTACGTCCTGGTGCGGCGAGGGCGCTGGCAGGAGGCCCTGGAGCAGTTCCGGCTCATCGGACCGCACGCCACTTCCTTCCCGTGGAGCCGGGTTTCCGACGACCCGCTCGGGCAGTTCCTGGACACCCGCGACGGCGTACGGATCGAGGTTGCGTCCATGACGCCGCTACGGACCTGCCTGGGCGAGCGCACGGACCATTAGGGTTGGCCAGTGTGACCACCGCACGTCTGCCGCTCTTCCCGCTCAACTCGGTCGTGTTCCCTGGCCTCGTTCTCCCTTTGAACGTCTTCGAGGAGCGCTACCGCGCCATGATGCGCGAGCTGCTCAAGATCGATGATTCCGAACCGCGCCGCTTCGCCGTGGTCGCCATTCGCGACGGCCACGAGGTGGCCCCGACCTTGCCCGGACTGCCCGACCAGACCGCCGTCCCCGAGCGCGGACCCGCCGCCGGCTTCGGCGACGACCCGCTCAAGGTGTTCCACAGCATGGGGTGCATCGTGGACGCGGCGACCATCCGGGAACGTGAGGACGGCGGTTTCGAGGTCCTCGCCACTGCCACCACCCGGGTCGCCATCCGTTCGGTCGACGCCAGCGGCCCCTTCCTGCTGGCGGAGGTGGAGGAGATCGGAGATGTGGCCGGAGAGGGCGCGGGCGCACTCGCCGAAGGGGTCCTGCGGGCCTTCCTCAAGTACCAGAAGCAACTGGCCGGGGCCCGCGAACGATCGCTGACGGGCAACGGGGACCTGCCGGACGACCCCACGGTCGTCTCCTACCTCGTCGCTGCCAAGGCCCTGCTGGACACCCCCGCGAAACAGCGACTGCTCGAAGCGCCCGACGCCGCGGCACGGCTGCGCGAGGAGCTCACGCTCCTGCGCTCGGAGACCGCGGTCATCCGCCACCTCCCGTCACTGCCCGCGGCGGACCTCACCAGACTGCCGACGAGTCTGAACTGAACAGGAACCCCAGCTCCATGGCGAAGAAGGCCAAGAAGACGGGCGGTACTCCCGCGACGGTCGCGCTGACGGCCGCAGGGGCTGAGTTCGTCGTGCACGCCTACGACCATGACCCGGCAGCCGCCTCGTACGGCGAGGAGGCGGCACGGGTGATGGGAGTGTCCCCGAACCGGGTCTTCAAGACGCTCGTGGCCGAGGTGGACGGCGAGCTGACGGTGGCCGTCGTACCGGTGGCCGGTCAGCTGGACCTCAAGGCGCTGGCGGCGGCGGTGGGCGGCAAGCGGGCCGCCATGGCCGATCCGGCGGCGGCGGAACGGACCACGGGTTATGTCCGGGGCGGGATCTCCCCGCTGGGCCAGCGCAGGCGGCTGCGCACGGTACTGGACGCCTCCGCGTCCACCCATCCGACGATCTGCGTCTCGGCCGGACGCAGGGGCCTTGAGGTGGAACTTGCGCCCGCGGCCCTCGCGGAGCTGACATCGGCCGTGCTGGCCCCGATCGGTCGTGCCTAGGCTCGACCGATCGGGCCAGACCGGGTCGCATCAGGTCAGGCTGCATCGGGCCAGGTCGCACTGGTTCAGGCTGCATCGGATCGGGTTGATGGGGGTCGGGCCAGCCGGAGC
Coding sequences within:
- the hisH gene encoding imidazole glycerol phosphate synthase subunit HisH, which translates into the protein MSAGQQGKKAKKVVVFDYGFGNVRSAERALARVGADVEITRDFDAAMNADGLLVPGVGAFSACMEGLRAARGEWIVGRRLSGGRPVMGICVGMQILFARGIEHGVESEGLDEWPGTVGPLKAPIVPHMGWNTVEAAPDSRLFAGLDPEARYYFVHSYAVHDWELQITNPAIRAPQVTWATHGERFVAAVENGALWATQFHPEKSGDAGAQLLTNWIETL
- the hisF gene encoding imidazole glycerol phosphate synthase subunit HisF, which produces MTLAVRVIPCLDVDNGRVVKGVNFQNLRDAGDPVEMAKLYDAEGADELTFLDITASSGNRETTYDVVRRTAEQVFIPLTVGGGVRSPDDVDKLLRAGADKVGVNTAAIDRPDLIREIAERFGRQVLVLSVDARRTPSGSFEVTTHGGRRGTGIDAVEWAHRAAELGAGEILLNSMDADGTKDGYDTEMITAVRAHVSVPVIASGGAGRLEDFPPAIDAGADAVLAASVFHFGDLKISEVKDALRRSGHTVR
- a CDS encoding RidA family protein — translated: MSELRRISTGAPWEETFGYSRAVELPGGLVLVAGCTSVVDGEITDGTPYEQTVNSFRAAFDALAQLGLGPQDTVRTRMFITHARDVDDVGRAHKELFDAVRPVATMVIVAGLVDPRLVVEVEIEAYRTPSREAGENA
- a CDS encoding oxidoreductase translates to MWNAFRSGSTYDLSDPDPLLNDPFSPRPWGPERSVRAAIVARLLLSGPTPHPGRVAALKLRGVLITGTLKLAGGSIAPYVELNGCRFESEIWLPEAHFTTVRMVGCAIPRLEAARLRTEGDLHLPRCRVEHGIRLTDAQIGTDLLINQIHVRPDRRGRAITADGLSVAQDLQAELIETYGEFSLRGAKVGVSLSLRGSRLRAAGERRALNAPQISVERTLYMTGAWVSETTGRQGTTPPFGIGRGGESSQGTTRLQPFQCYGGVRLDDGRFGDAVDLHRARFTLSPREELSLRRIVTPELRFNAVRPEEGRVVLNGAKVVTLVDLAASWPGPGGLAMGGFVYENLVPYEEFPLSRRLEWVASATPEYSPEPYERLATVLRNSGEDADAREVLLAKQRRRRETLPLAAKLWGYLQDWTVAYGYRPGRAALWMAVLWAAGAVAFAQVEPEPFKPGEHPHWNAPLYALDLLIPVINLGQDGYWRLDGHWQWAAAVLVLLGWILATTVAAGASRLLRRG
- the hisB gene encoding imidazoleglycerol-phosphate dehydratase HisB produces the protein MSRVGRVERATKETSVVVEIDLDGTGQVDVSTGVGFYDHMLDQLGRHGLFDLTVKTEGDLHIDTHHTIEDTALALGAAFKQALGDKVGIYRFGNCTVPLDESLAQVTVDLSGRPYLVHTEPENMAPMIGAYDTTMTRHIFESFVAQAQIALHIHVPYGRNAHHIVECQFKALARALRYASERDPRAAGILPSTKGAL
- a CDS encoding cytochrome P450 family protein; this translates as MSTRPIVDLLQLSPDFVRDPYPVYARLRAEGPVHRVRDSDGEEKWLVVGHEASRTAFNDPRLSRDWLRSGDVSSIVNTGGDDSALAHMLMSDPPHHTRLRRLVAREFTPRRVASLAPRVQQLTDELLDAMLANGTRQADLIAAFAFPLPMTVICELLGVPELDRDAFRAWSNEMVAPSSAEAEVLAYTQTTAYLGELIVAKRERPGDDLLSAMIHAVDEGGDRLSPAELVGMSVLLLIAGHETTVNLLGNGLRALFNHPDQLADLRADLGLLDGAIEEMLRYDGPVENCTARLALEDVEMGGVTIPAGSPVLIAMADADRDPARFKDPDRFDIRRDARGHIAFGHGLHYCLGAPLARLEGRIALHTLLERCPELALDADEASLPWMSGMLIRGVRRLPVRW
- a CDS encoding TIGR03085 family metal-binding protein, yielding MSTHAKRERLLLADLLESSGPAAATLCGDWTTRDLAAHVVVRERRADAAGGILLGALKPRLERVQAEFAEKPYEELIQLIRTGPPRLSPYAIKQVDEAANTVEFFVHAEDVRRAQPDWTPRPLDRVFEDALWARLERAAKVLGRKAPQGLVLRRPDGQTAVARRGAPVVTVTGEPGELTLFAFGRQEVAQVDLEGEKEAVERVRSAPLGLPGA
- the priA gene encoding bifunctional 1-(5-phosphoribosyl)-5-((5-phosphoribosylamino)methylideneamino)imidazole-4-carboxamide isomerase/phosphoribosylanthranilate isomerase PriA, whose protein sequence is MPKLELLPAVDVRDGQAVRLVHGESGTETSYGSPLDAALAWQRAGAEWLHLVDLDAAFGTGDNRELIAEVTGAMDIKVELSGGIRDDASLAAALATGCTRVNLGTAALETPEWVAKIIAEHGDKIAVGLDVRGTTLRGRGWTRDGGDLYETLARLDSEGCARYVVTDIAKDGTLQGPNLDLLRNVCAKTDRPVVASGGVSSLDDLRAISSLVPEGVEGAIVGKALYAKAFTLEEALAAVSA
- a CDS encoding histidinol-phosphate transaminase — encoded protein: MSSEPAGGVRIDDLPIRDELRGKSPYGAPQLDVPVQLNTNENPYPLPEPLVERIAERVREAARGLNRYPDRDAVELRTQLAAYLSRTTGHLVGIENVWAANGSNEVIQQLLQTFGGPGRTAIGFEPSYSMHGLISRGTGTGWISGPRHDDFTIDLPAAERAIAEHRPDVIFITSPNNPTGTAVDRDTVLALFDAAQAAKPSLVVVDEAYVEFSHRPSLLSLIEGRPNLVVSRTMSKAFGAAGLRLGYLAAAPAVVDAVQLVRLPYHLSAVTQATALAALEHTDTLLGYVEQLKAERDRLVTELRAIGFSVTDSDANFVQFGRFDDAHEAWQKILDRGVLVRDNGVPGWLRVTAGTPTENDAFLDAVRELMKEQSA
- the hisD gene encoding histidinol dehydrogenase, with protein sequence MISRIDLRGDALPEGAALRDLLPRAEFDVEAALEKVRPICEDVRHRGTAALIEYAEKFDGVVLEQVRVPARAIADALTGLDPEVRAALEESIRRARIVHRAQRRTEHTTQVVPGGTVTEKWVPVERVGLYAPGGRSVYPSSVIMNVVPAQEAGVASIALASPPQKEHGGLPHPTILAACALLGVDEVYAVGGAQAVAMFAYGTEGPDGCPPANMVTGPGNIWVAAAKRYFTGRIGIDTEAGPTEIAVLADATADPVHVAADLISQAEHDPLAAAVLVTDSVELADAVDKELEPQIAATRHVEDRIVPALTGRQSAIVLVDGVAEGLRVVDAYGAEHLEIQTADAAAVAARVRNAGAIFVGPYSPVSLGDYCAGSNHVLPTGGCACHSSGLSVQSFLRGIHIVDYSREALADVTHHVVTLAEAEDLPAHGAAVKARFGWKVPGREQ